From Aquificota bacterium, one genomic window encodes:
- a CDS encoding SDR family oxidoreductase produces MRVLITGAAGFIGSHLCERFLKEGFYVIGMDNFLSGSPDNIAHLFGNKNFHFIHYNVVNYIYVEGPVDLVVHLACPASPVDYMNHPIHTMKVDSLGTLNTLGLAKLKRSRYVFASSSEVYGSAQVHPQPEDYWGYVNPIGPRSVYDEAKRFSEALCMAYCREHDLDVRIARIFNTYGPRMRRGDGRVIPTFIEKALKGESLPIYGNGSQTRSFCYIDDLVEGLFRLSVEDGLKGEVINLGNPEEIRVLDLAKKIIELTGSSSKIEFLPPRPDDPPRRCPDISKAKRLLNWWPQTSLEEGLKKTIEWFRRFIIN; encoded by the coding sequence ATGAGGGTCTTGATAACAGGTGCAGCCGGCTTTATAGGTTCACACCTCTGCGAAAGGTTTTTGAAGGAAGGCTTCTATGTGATAGGAATGGATAACTTTTTGAGCGGAAGCCCAGACAACATAGCCCACCTTTTTGGGAATAAAAACTTCCACTTTATACACTACAATGTGGTCAATTACATCTATGTGGAAGGGCCTGTGGACCTGGTGGTCCATCTTGCCTGTCCTGCCTCTCCAGTAGATTATATGAACCATCCCATACACACCATGAAGGTGGACTCCCTTGGAACACTAAACACCCTTGGCCTTGCAAAGCTAAAAAGGTCCCGTTATGTCTTTGCCTCTTCTTCCGAGGTTTATGGGTCTGCACAGGTGCATCCTCAACCGGAAGACTATTGGGGCTACGTGAACCCAATAGGTCCAAGGAGCGTTTACGATGAGGCAAAGAGGTTTTCTGAAGCTTTATGCATGGCCTACTGTAGAGAGCATGACCTTGATGTGAGGATAGCAAGGATCTTTAACACCTACGGTCCTCGCATGAGAAGGGGAGATGGAAGGGTGATTCCCACCTTTATAGAAAAGGCCCTAAAGGGTGAAAGTCTTCCCATATACGGTAATGGTTCTCAGACCAGGAGTTTTTGCTACATAGATGACCTTGTGGAGGGGCTTTTTAGGCTTTCGGTAGAGGATGGATTAAAAGGAGAGGTGATAAACTTGGGAAATCCAGAGGAGATAAGGGTGTTAGACCTTGCTAAAAAGATCATTGAGCTTACAGGGTCCTCATCCAAGATAGAATTTCTTCCACCAAGGCCCGATGACCCGCCAAGGAGGTGTCCGGATATAAGTAAAGCAAAAAGGTTGCTAAATTGGTGGCCACAGACCTCTCTGGAAGAAGGCCTGAAAAAAACAATAGAGTGGTTTAGAAGGTTTATAATTAACTAA
- a CDS encoding SPOR domain-containing protein produces MKRERLIILLGILIALIFFYFGLNEWLKSKEEQVSPPPVVVKPTSPQTQPLQTPPTEKQEVKKEEAKQEAKPTPKQEEKEDLLAKKIKEEKEKASKESVAKAEGGKDKIKVEKQVPQKEHMEEASKTHKEEKKQQQVKPVKTYTVQVGAFTNENNAKKAAEKARKMGYSVKIVEEDNFYKVRLIVRTDNIESELSKLRKAFGSAIIKQ; encoded by the coding sequence GTGAAAAGGGAAAGGTTGATTATACTCTTGGGAATACTCATAGCCCTTATATTCTTTTACTTTGGCCTAAACGAATGGTTGAAGAGCAAAGAAGAGCAGGTTAGCCCACCACCTGTGGTGGTAAAGCCCACATCACCTCAAACGCAGCCACTACAAACACCACCTACGGAAAAGCAAGAAGTGAAGAAGGAAGAAGCTAAGCAAGAGGCCAAGCCCACACCCAAGCAAGAAGAAAAGGAGGACCTTTTGGCAAAAAAGATAAAGGAAGAAAAGGAAAAGGCAAGTAAGGAATCTGTGGCAAAAGCGGAAGGAGGTAAAGATAAGATAAAGGTAGAAAAACAGGTTCCACAAAAGGAACATATGGAGGAAGCTTCAAAAACCCACAAAGAAGAAAAGAAACAACAGCAAGTAAAACCAGTAAAGACTTATACAGTTCAAGTGGGTGCATTTACCAACGAAAATAATGCCAAAAAGGCGGCTGAGAAGGCAAGGAAAATGGGCTATAGTGTAAAGATAGTGGAGGAGGACAACTTTTATAAGGTTAGGCTAATCGTTCGCACGGATAATATAGAATCGGAGCTAAGTAAGCTTAGAAAGGCCTTTGGAAGTGCCATTATCAAACAATGA
- a CDS encoding tetratricopeptide repeat protein: MKRLIFLLLLSLVFSCATPQEDEKKVKWQYYYDLGMSSYIAKNYSEAIANFFIASQLAPNEPKVWNALGLAYMEVQEYKKSESAFLKALEVDKKFTEAKLNLGILYYRQADYEKAISTLKEVLQDEAFPQKHMAFYYLGKVYQAIGNRREYINNLRKAVAYNPMFIDAQLELAQAYELEGNYSLAREIYQSLINNGINDPNLDFSLARIEYKLGNHTLAKDHIKKVLEDRRTTPQLKTQAYELLSQVLIAEQNKTVASTVQAQDIQREESPQEAEKEKINETNQQSQEVKTEQTPPQKKGKTYRIQLGAFSSKESAEKWKEKLERELRLKGVEIIEGSGIFKVLYGNFGTREEAKKELEKLWNMNIYGFIVYE; the protein is encoded by the coding sequence ATGAAGAGGCTTATTTTCCTTCTCTTACTTTCCCTTGTCTTTTCCTGTGCCACACCACAGGAAGATGAAAAAAAGGTAAAGTGGCAATATTACTATGACCTTGGCATGTCCTCTTATATAGCAAAGAATTACTCAGAGGCTATTGCCAACTTTTTTATAGCATCACAGCTTGCTCCCAATGAGCCAAAGGTATGGAACGCCTTAGGCTTGGCCTACATGGAGGTTCAAGAGTATAAAAAGTCAGAAAGCGCCTTTTTGAAAGCCCTTGAGGTGGACAAAAAGTTTACGGAAGCCAAGCTAAACCTCGGCATCCTTTACTACAGGCAGGCAGATTACGAAAAGGCCATAAGCACTCTTAAGGAGGTTTTGCAGGATGAGGCCTTTCCACAAAAACATATGGCCTTTTATTATCTTGGAAAGGTTTATCAAGCTATTGGCAATAGGCGTGAGTATATAAACAATCTAAGGAAAGCGGTAGCCTACAATCCCATGTTTATAGATGCACAGCTGGAGCTTGCCCAAGCCTATGAGCTTGAAGGAAACTACAGCTTGGCAAGGGAGATATACCAAAGCCTTATAAACAACGGTATTAATGACCCAAATCTGGATTTTAGCCTTGCAAGGATAGAATATAAACTTGGCAACCATACCTTAGCCAAAGACCATATAAAAAAGGTTCTGGAAGATAGGCGCACCACACCCCAACTTAAAACTCAAGCTTATGAGCTTTTGAGCCAAGTGCTTATAGCGGAACAAAACAAGACTGTAGCTTCAACAGTCCAAGCACAGGACATACAAAGAGAAGAAAGCCCTCAAGAAGCAGAAAAGGAAAAAATAAATGAGACAAACCAACAAAGTCAAGAAGTAAAAACGGAACAAACCCCTCCTCAGAAAAAAGGCAAAACATACAGAATCCAACTGGGCGCCTTTTCCTCCAAAGAATCTGCAGAAAAATGGAAAGAAAAGCTTGAAAGGGAACTAAGGCTAAAAGGTGTGGAGATAATAGAAGGATCGGGCATATTCAAGGTGCTATATGGCAATTTTGGCACCAGAGAAGAGGCAAAAAAGGAACTTGAAAAGCTTTGGAATATGAACATATACGGTTTTATAGTTTATGAATAA
- the hisB gene encoding imidazoleglycerol-phosphate dehydratase HisB — MRKSYIKRQTRETKIELSLNLDGEGSYKVETPVGFLTHMVETLARHGRFDIELYAEGDVHVSHHHTVEDVGIVLGKAFLEALGDKKGINRYGYAIVPMDEALVLASIDLSGRPLFFYEDLGLRGKITDFDFELIWEFFKGFALESKSTLHIRVISGKILHHVAEAAFKALALSLKQAVNVVGGKLPSTKESL, encoded by the coding sequence ATGAGGAAGTCATATATCAAGAGACAAACGCGGGAGACCAAGATAGAGCTGAGCTTGAACCTTGACGGGGAAGGTAGCTATAAGGTAGAAACTCCTGTGGGCTTTCTCACCCACATGGTGGAGACCTTGGCAAGGCACGGTAGGTTTGACATAGAGCTTTACGCAGAGGGAGATGTGCATGTATCACATCACCACACGGTGGAGGATGTGGGCATTGTGCTTGGCAAAGCCTTCCTTGAAGCCCTTGGTGATAAAAAGGGAATAAACCGCTACGGCTATGCTATAGTACCCATGGACGAAGCCCTTGTTTTGGCAAGCATAGACCTTTCTGGAAGGCCTCTCTTTTTCTACGAGGACTTAGGACTAAGGGGTAAGATAACAGATTTTGACTTTGAGCTTATTTGGGAGTTTTTTAAAGGCTTTGCTCTTGAGAGCAAAAGCACCTTACACATAAGGGTAATTTCTGGAAAAATACTTCACCATGTAGCGGAAGCCGCTTTTAAGGCCCTTGCTCTTAGTCTAAAACAGGCTGTAAATGTGGTTGGCGGAAAACTTCCATCTACAAAAGAAAGCCTTTGA
- the holA gene encoding DNA polymerase III subunit delta: MINILDYQKNLSQKTLKRINLVHGEEEYLVKTLLDKLRDLYPVSIIWGDEVSLQDFERTITTGGMFGKEEILFIYKAMDLLGDIKDHKRFAYFFGKVRDKFIFFYVETKLTDKDLQKEPFSTIAKLGDVISANKLDKRRIRELVKNKFQKEGISIEDSALDYLLEATSYQLMILKGETDKLILYGKPKLTLEDIKAVLVADLEMSVFDFADGIFLKDYDKALDSLNAVLRSGMHPLQILTLLANYALRLYTAKSLVEEGKKVEEALSLVDVKHPFQVLNFKRYLEKSSKQDLLSLLKRLYLLDIGIKVYFSDPITSLRNFVVEYMLNEEVIYQETNAGDQDRAELEP, from the coding sequence ATGATAAACATACTTGACTACCAAAAGAACCTTTCACAAAAGACCCTAAAAAGGATAAATCTTGTCCACGGTGAGGAGGAGTATCTTGTAAAAACTCTTTTAGACAAGCTTAGGGACCTATACCCTGTTAGCATAATTTGGGGGGATGAGGTATCTTTGCAGGACTTTGAAAGGACCATTACCACTGGAGGGATGTTTGGTAAAGAAGAGATCCTATTTATCTACAAAGCCATGGACCTACTTGGGGATATAAAGGATCATAAGAGATTTGCTTACTTCTTTGGAAAGGTAAGGGACAAGTTTATCTTTTTTTACGTAGAGACCAAGCTTACCGATAAGGATCTCCAAAAGGAGCCCTTTTCTACAATAGCAAAGCTTGGGGATGTGATAAGCGCTAATAAGCTTGATAAAAGGAGAATAAGAGAGCTGGTGAAAAATAAGTTTCAAAAGGAAGGTATTAGCATAGAGGACTCTGCCCTTGATTACCTCCTTGAGGCCACCTCTTACCAGCTAATGATTTTGAAAGGGGAAACAGACAAGTTAATACTCTATGGAAAACCCAAACTAACTCTTGAAGACATAAAGGCCGTGTTGGTGGCAGATTTAGAGATGAGTGTTTTTGACTTTGCAGATGGAATATTTCTAAAAGACTATGACAAGGCTTTGGATTCTTTAAACGCTGTGCTTAGATCTGGCATGCATCCTCTTCAAATTCTTACTCTTTTGGCAAACTATGCTCTAAGGCTATATACAGCCAAGAGCCTTGTAGAAGAAGGAAAGAAGGTAGAAGAAGCCCTAAGCTTGGTGGATGTAAAACATCCTTTTCAAGTGCTTAACTTCAAAAGATACCTTGAGAAAAGCTCCAAGCAGGATCTTTTGTCTTTGTTGAAAAGGCTTTACCTTTTGGACATAGGTATAAAGGTCTATTTTTCCGATCCTATTACTTCTTTGAGAAACTTTGTGGTAGAATACATGCTAAATGAGGAAGTCATATATCAAGAGACAAACGCGGGAGACCAAGATAGAGCTGAGCTTGAACCTTGA
- a CDS encoding OprO/OprP family phosphate-selective porin, with translation MNRKLLLSALLVGAISLPAEAAMFKVDENTFSTLDLTLRITAQRLGKARSDAKDYTDFSIRRATINMAGQVNKIVKFEFEGDFSPNTTNRGSHQASSASLNDGVITLDFADEFKVRAGKYRVPFARGNLTSSRNYIIPTGIRWGFSSNGQLGYTTPGWNPFAPATLAGDRDAGISVWGNIADGMLQYRLGIFDGKFDHTDTKLGQKDNIAYGMRLEFNPVMLGYKAEKAWGKADSYLGKQNVFNIGVAYWAQKWDDNAGKSGTAKAWAVDAMWEQKFGDMVPNLQLGYIGQSSLPITLGYNNVKPKTNAYYVQGQLLYDQVVGLGKPALAVRYEYSEYKNFSYGNPTINGLKGKVNRTSVFFNYYLKGWNGLVSFGTDVVNPNGVLKEYNKSGTNKGKNFTDWTLALQTIF, from the coding sequence CGTTGCCCGCAGAGGCAGCCATGTTTAAGGTGGATGAAAACACCTTTTCAACCCTTGACCTTACCCTCAGGATAACCGCCCAAAGACTTGGCAAGGCAAGGAGCGATGCAAAGGACTACACAGACTTCTCCATAAGAAGGGCAACCATCAACATGGCTGGACAGGTCAACAAGATAGTTAAGTTTGAGTTTGAAGGCGACTTTTCTCCAAACACTACCAATAGGGGGTCCCATCAAGCAAGCTCCGCATCTTTGAACGATGGTGTTATAACCCTTGATTTTGCAGATGAGTTTAAGGTTAGGGCTGGTAAGTACAGAGTGCCTTTTGCAAGAGGCAACCTCACCTCATCCAGGAACTACATAATACCCACAGGTATAAGGTGGGGATTTTCTAGCAATGGCCAGTTAGGATACACGACACCAGGTTGGAATCCCTTTGCTCCAGCAACCCTTGCTGGTGATAGGGATGCTGGTATATCTGTGTGGGGTAACATAGCGGACGGTATGCTTCAATACAGGCTGGGAATATTTGACGGTAAGTTTGACCATACAGATACCAAGCTGGGTCAAAAGGACAACATAGCGTACGGTATGAGGCTGGAGTTTAACCCCGTTATGCTGGGCTACAAGGCCGAAAAGGCTTGGGGCAAGGCGGACAGCTACCTGGGCAAGCAGAACGTGTTTAACATAGGTGTAGCATACTGGGCTCAGAAGTGGGATGACAACGCAGGCAAGTCTGGCACGGCTAAGGCTTGGGCTGTAGATGCCATGTGGGAGCAAAAGTTCGGCGATATGGTGCCAAACCTTCAGTTGGGATATATTGGGCAATCAAGCCTTCCAATTACGCTTGGGTACAATAATGTAAAGCCAAAGACCAACGCCTACTATGTGCAAGGCCAACTTCTCTACGACCAAGTGGTGGGTCTTGGAAAGCCAGCCCTTGCTGTAAGGTATGAGTATTCTGAGTATAAGAACTTTAGTTATGGAAATCCCACTATCAACGGACTAAAGGGCAAAGTGAACAGGACCAGCGTATTCTTCAACTACTATCTCAAGGGCTGGAACGGATTGGTAAGCTTTGGTACGGACGTGGTGAATCCGAACGGTGTTTTGAAAGAATATAACAAAAGCGGTACTAATAAGGGCAAAAACTTCACCGACTGGACTTTGGCACTTCAAACCATCTTTTGA